The proteins below are encoded in one region of Equus caballus isolate H_3958 breed thoroughbred chromosome 18, TB-T2T, whole genome shotgun sequence:
- the LOC102148719 gene encoding uncharacterized protein isoform X1 has translation MDEGAEVSDKGTEEQEEQEPSRSYMLVSLRGALSISNGSLPCLNKLSRRQREHRDIVCVPPGRLFHIVRPHHPQCWGLLPAGLSTRARSLVLAPSCARSLSPPSSVLPSMGLESVATPRGSRRIKRAKRLSADETGDLCMLLLLLCPVSRAGPAAVGPH, from the exons atggatgaaGGAGCTGAGGTTTCAGACAAGGGAACAGAAGagcaggaggagcag GAGCCATCGAGATCCTACATGTTAGTGTCCCTCAGAGGGGCGCTGAGTATCAGCAATGGGAGCCTTCCCTGTCTTAATAAGCTGAGTCGCCGTCAGAGGGAACACAGAGACATTGTCTGCGTGCCACCCGGCCGGCTGTTCCACATCGTCCGTCCGCACCATCCGCAGTGCTGGGGGCTGCTCCCAGCCGGCCTGAGCACACGTGCCCGAAGCTTAGTCCTGGCTCCATCCTGCGCTAGGTCGCTGAGTCCTCCTAGTTCAGTCCTCCCATCCATGGGGCTGGAATCAGTAGCTACTCCACGAGGATCCAGGAGGATTAAACGGGCTAAGAG GCTGTCAGCAGATGAGACTGGAGACCTCTGCATGCTTCTTCTGCTGCTGTGCCCGGTGTCCAGAGCTGGCCCAGCAGCAGTAGGGCCTCACTGA